From the Paenibacillus sp. FSL H8-0548 genome, one window contains:
- the dnaX gene encoding DNA polymerase III subunit gamma/tau — MSHIALYRAWRPQTFRDMVGQQHIIQTLQNSIREQRVSHAYLFNGPRGTGKTSAAKILAKAVNCERGPADEPCNECDACIGITAGNVMDVIEIDAASNRGIDEIRDIRDKVRYAPSEVQFKVYIIDEVHMLTAEAFNALLKTLEEPPGHVIFILATTEPHKLPATIISRCQRFDFRQVSLDEQTEHLIKICREEGIEAEEDAIAYIARLSEGGMRDAISLLEQVSAFADGRITLEAAVDVTGGMAADHFYQLAEAVKDRNVAAVMPLVESLMQAGKSADKCMENLIYYFRDLLVMKLAPQGGAATERIVDPERFKAMADAFTPVRLFAMIDTLNRYQVELKHASQPQTLFEVALMKLCTLDEGAGAPQAEMSGTATSGSQSADVARLRQQVEALERKLEQVLQNGISSGASSSDQAAGKQAARTSAVRSSFGGSGGIVRSSVKLDPYLATAGSPEFNQIRMKWNDVLQGVKDAKITVHAWLKDGEPVASADDAILVAFKNTMHRETTEKPANRDIIEKVMNTVLGSSFRIVTVMLKDWQAASQGAAAQKIETLELEPERTNAPQASSRPEWVEEAVKLFGEDLVVIKDKN, encoded by the coding sequence GTGTCACATATCGCTTTATACCGTGCCTGGCGTCCGCAGACGTTTCGGGACATGGTTGGACAACAGCATATTATCCAAACACTGCAAAATTCAATACGTGAACAGCGTGTATCGCATGCGTATCTTTTTAATGGACCACGAGGAACAGGAAAAACCAGCGCTGCGAAGATTTTGGCGAAAGCGGTTAACTGTGAAAGGGGCCCAGCGGATGAACCTTGTAATGAATGTGATGCTTGCATAGGAATCACTGCTGGCAACGTTATGGATGTCATAGAGATTGATGCTGCATCTAACCGCGGTATTGATGAAATTCGTGATATTCGTGATAAAGTGCGTTATGCTCCTTCAGAAGTGCAGTTCAAGGTTTACATCATAGATGAAGTACATATGCTTACGGCAGAGGCATTCAATGCTCTACTCAAGACATTGGAGGAGCCGCCAGGGCATGTTATTTTTATCTTAGCCACGACTGAACCGCATAAGCTGCCGGCTACGATTATCTCGCGCTGTCAACGCTTCGACTTCAGACAGGTTTCACTCGATGAGCAGACAGAGCACTTGATAAAGATTTGCCGCGAAGAAGGCATAGAGGCTGAAGAGGACGCGATAGCTTATATCGCCAGACTATCAGAAGGCGGAATGCGCGATGCGATCAGCTTGCTGGAGCAAGTATCTGCATTTGCTGATGGTCGCATTACCCTTGAGGCAGCAGTGGATGTAACTGGCGGTATGGCAGCGGATCATTTCTATCAGCTCGCAGAGGCTGTTAAAGATCGAAATGTTGCAGCGGTTATGCCGCTCGTAGAGAGCTTGATGCAAGCTGGAAAAAGCGCGGACAAATGCATGGAAAATTTGATATATTATTTCCGTGACTTGCTTGTAATGAAGCTTGCGCCTCAAGGAGGAGCAGCAACGGAGCGGATTGTTGATCCGGAACGTTTTAAAGCGATGGCTGATGCCTTCACGCCGGTTCGCTTGTTTGCAATGATTGATACGCTCAATCGTTACCAGGTAGAGCTGAAGCATGCATCACAGCCTCAAACCTTATTTGAGGTTGCGCTGATGAAGCTGTGTACATTAGACGAGGGCGCAGGCGCGCCACAAGCTGAAATGAGCGGTACTGCCACAAGCGGTTCGCAGTCAGCCGACGTTGCTCGTTTGCGACAGCAGGTTGAAGCGCTAGAGCGAAAGCTAGAGCAAGTGCTCCAGAACGGTATAAGTTCGGGAGCTTCTTCATCAGATCAAGCTGCGGGCAAGCAAGCGGCGCGCACAAGCGCGGTTCGCAGCTCATTTGGCGGATCAGGCGGCATCGTCAGATCGTCGGTTAAGCTTGATCCCTATTTAGCAACGGCAGGCAGCCCTGAGTTTAATCAGATCCGTATGAAATGGAATGATGTACTTCAAGGCGTGAAGGATGCCAAGATCACTGTACACGCATGGTTGAAGGACGGCGAGCCCGTTGCATCTGCTGATGATGCCATCCTTGTGGCGTTCAAAAATACGATGCACCGAGAAACCACCGAAAAACCAGCGAATCGTGATATTATTGAGAAGGTTATGAATACTGTCCTAGGCAGTTCGTTTCGGATTGTTACGGTCATGCTGAAGGATTGGCAGGCGGCATCGCAGGGTGCTGCCGCTCAGAAGATTGAAACGCTGGAGCTCGAGCCCGAGAGAACTAATGCCCCTCAGGCATCAAGCAGGCCTGAGTGGGTAGAAGAAGCTGTTAAGCTTTTTGGTGAGGATCTGGTAGTTATCAAGGACAAAAACTAA
- a CDS encoding YbaB/EbfC family nucleoid-associated protein: MNNMNQMMKQVKKMQDQMMKAQEELETKTVEGSAGGGVVTVEANGHKKLLSITIKPEAVDPEDVEMLQDLVLTAVNDALSKVDELANKDMGKFTGGMKIPGLF, translated from the coding sequence ATGAACAATATGAACCAAATGATGAAGCAAGTGAAGAAAATGCAGGATCAAATGATGAAGGCACAGGAAGAGCTTGAAACAAAAACAGTTGAAGGATCTGCAGGCGGCGGAGTTGTTACCGTTGAGGCGAATGGCCATAAAAAACTTTTAAGCATTACAATTAAACCTGAAGCGGTTGATCCAGAGGATGTAGAAATGCTGCAGGATCTGGTCCTTACAGCTGTTAATGATGCGCTCTCTAAAGTTGATGAGCTTGCGAATAAAGATATGGGTAAATTTACTGGTGGAATGAAGATACCAGGATTGTTCTAA
- the recR gene encoding recombination mediator RecR → MYYPEPIAKLIDAFTRLPGIGPKTAARLAFHVLRMKEDDVIDFAKALVSVKRNLFYCSVCCNITDTDPCRICQDKSRDQSVICVVQDSKDLVAIERMKDFQGQYHVLQGAISPMEGIGPDEIRIAELLRRLSDERIQELILATNPNIEGEATAMYLSRLIKPFGIRVTRIAHGLPVGGDLEYADEVTLSKALEGRREIN, encoded by the coding sequence TTGTATTACCCCGAACCGATAGCGAAATTAATTGATGCTTTTACGCGATTGCCGGGCATTGGGCCCAAAACGGCCGCTCGTCTAGCGTTCCACGTGCTTCGAATGAAAGAAGACGACGTCATTGACTTTGCGAAGGCGCTAGTAAGCGTTAAGCGCAATTTGTTCTATTGCTCGGTTTGCTGCAATATTACCGATACGGATCCGTGCAGAATTTGTCAGGATAAATCTCGTGATCAATCCGTTATTTGTGTCGTTCAAGATTCGAAGGATCTTGTAGCCATTGAACGAATGAAGGATTTTCAAGGGCAATATCATGTACTGCAAGGTGCGATTTCACCTATGGAGGGCATTGGTCCAGATGAAATTCGAATCGCCGAGCTGCTGCGACGTCTTAGTGATGAGCGTATTCAGGAGCTTATACTCGCAACTAACCCGAATATTGAGGGTGAGGCAACTGCGATGTATCTATCTAGGCTGATCAAGCCTTTTGGTATTCGTGTAACCCGAATTGCGCATGGATTGCCGGTTGGCGGCGATCTTGAATATGCAGATGAGGTCACTCTCTCGAAAGCGCTAGAAGGTCGAAGAGAAATCAATTAG